One Peromyscus leucopus breed LL Stock chromosome 4, UCI_PerLeu_2.1, whole genome shotgun sequence genomic region harbors:
- the C4H20orf141 gene encoding uncharacterized protein C20orf141 homolog, whose translation MCVPWDVSQAQLLDSLLGLGALGVTIGTVFSAAGIALLLLLLFSFLAFDLLHGPSGPTPLRHRLLPMGQSQGAGEGPGRQAAPLFPTGIVSGLLSLQDALLLLFLGLGLFLGGSGIPLALLGLAFCLHPWD comes from the exons ATGTGTGTCCCCTGGGATGTCAGCCAGGCCCAGCTCCTGGACAGTCTCCTAGGGCTGGGGGCACTCGGAGTGACCATTGGAACAGTCTTCTCGGCAGCTGGCATAgcgctgctgctcctgctgctgttcAGCTTCCTCGCTTTTGACCTGCTTCACGG GCCCTCAGGTCCCACGCCACTACGACATAGACTTCTCCCAATGGGTCAGAGCCAGGGGGCTGGTGAAGGCCCAGGACGGCAGGCAGCTCCCCTCTTCCCAACAGGCATAGTCTCAGGACTGCTCAGTCTCCAGGATGCACTGCTCCTGCTgttcctgggcctgggcctgttCTTGGGAGGCTCTGGTATACCCTTAGCCCTGCTGGGCCTAGCTTTCTGCCTCCATCCTTGGGACTAA
- the Tmem239 gene encoding transmembrane protein 239, giving the protein MQQPRVETDIIGAGEGPQRAVPWSAWVTRQEWVRWWACHLPRSWSQWWNTSGWRQPLQRMLWGLEGTLYLLLALMLCHALFTTGSHLLSSLWPVVAAMWSHLLPALLLLVLSALPALLFAASFLLLFSTLLSLVGLLTSMTHPGYAQDLDQ; this is encoded by the coding sequence ATGCAGCAGCCACGAGTGGAGACGGATATCATCGGGGCTGGCGAGGGGCCCCAGCGGGCAGTGCCCTGGTCAGCCTGGGTCACCCGCCAGGAGTGGGTGCGCTGGTGGGCATGCCACCTGCCCCGGAGCTGGTCCCAGTGGTGGAACACATCAGGCTGGCGGCAACCACTACAGCGCATGCTATGGGGTCTGGAGGGGACACTCTACCTGCTGCTGGCGCTGATGCTGTGTCATGCACTCTTCACCACTGGCTCCCACCTGCTGAGCTCCCTGTGGCCTGTGGTGGCTGCCATGTGGAGCCACCTgctgccagctctcctgctgctggTTCTCAGTGCCCTGCCTGCTCTGCTCTTCGCTGCCTCCTTCCTGCTGCTCTTCTCCACACTGCTGAGCCTCGTGGGCCTCCTTACCTCCATGACTCACCCAGGCTATGCTCAGGACTTGGACCAATAG
- the Pced1a gene encoding PC-esterase domain-containing protein 1A: MVFCLENEMPHRLLRSTMVHFQASEVQQLLHNKFVVILGDSIQRAVYKDLVLLLQKDTLLTASQLKAKGELSFEQDQLVAGGQLGELHNGTQYREVRQFCSGSGHHLVRFYFLTRVYSEYLEDVLEELSYGPAPDLVIINSCLWDLSRYGRCPMESYRKNLERVFVRMDQVLPDSCLLVWNMAMPLGERVTGGFLLPELQPLAVSLRQDVVEGNFYSATLAGNHCFDVLDLHFHFRHAVHHRHRDGVHWDQHAHRHLSHLLLSHVADAWGVELPKHDPLPDTWIEDWPEMAHPSQGSHKQPPDFREKLALPLLPPFHLPRPMSFPYPRLQPSPPPLFPPLHQDAPFSQGQPFRRYEFFKHNAMEDFSVSSNLGCGPGVKFVPAPLPPSVSGPVSHGQHRGPVVHRGKPRCVPNNPYHIPRIGGACRQRLRHSDRLIHTYKQDRRGHAHSGTWPG; encoded by the exons ATGGTCTTCTGTTTGGAAAACGAGATGCCACACCGTCTGCTGCGAAGCACCATGGTCCACTTCCAAGCCTCTGAAGTCCAGCAGCTGCTACACAACAAGTTCGTGGTCATTTTGGGGGACTCCA TCCAGAGAGCTGTGTATAAGGACCTGGTGCTTCTGCTCCAGAAAGACACACTGCTCACAGCTTCCCAGTTAAAAGCCAAG ggggagCTGAGCTTTGAACAGGATCAGCTGGTGGCTGGGGGCCAGCTGGGCGAGCTGCACAACGGGACACAGTACCGAGAGGTCCGCCAGTTCTGCTCTGGCTCTGGCCACCACCTTGTGCGCTTCTACTTCCTCACCCGTGTTTACTCCGAGTACCTTGAGGACGTCCTGGAAGAGCTGTCGTATGGACCTGCCCCTGACCTAGTGAtcatcaactcctgcctctgggatctcTCCAG ATATGGCCGCTGCCCAATGGAGAGCTACAGGAAGAACTTGGAACGAGTGTTTGTACGAATGGACCAGGTTTTGCCAGACTCTTGTCTGCTGGTGTGGAACATGGCAATGCCTTTGGGGGAACGTGTCACTGGGGGTTTCCTCCTGCCAGAG CTGCAGCCCCTGGCAGTCTCTCTGCGACAGGATGTTGTTGAGGGGAACTTCTACAGTGCTACACTAGCTGGGAACCACTGTTTCGACGTCCTAGATCTCCACTTTCATTTCCGGCATGCTGTACATCATCGTCATCGAGATGGTGTCCATTGGGACCAGCACGCACACCGCCACCTCTCACACTTACTTCTGAGCCATGTGGCTGATGCCTGGGGTGTGGAGCTACCCAAACATGACCCTCTCCCAG ACACATGGATTGAGGACTGGCCAGAGATGGCTCATCCATCCCAGGGAAGCCATAAGCAGCCCCCAGACTTCAGGGAGAAGCTGGCcttgcccctcctccctcctttccattTGCCTCGTCCCATGTCTTTTCCTTATCCACGTCTTCAGCCCTCACCACCTCCCTTGTTCCCGCCCCTGCACCAGGATGCCCCCTTTTCCCAAGGCCAGCCCTTTCGACGCTATGAATTCTTCAAACACAATGCAATGGAGGACTTCTCGGTGTCATCTAACTTAG GATGTGGCCCTGGAGTGAAGTTTGTGCCTGCCCCCCTGCCACCGTCAGTCTCTGGCCCTGTCTCCCATGGTCAACACCGGGGCCCCGTGGTCCACCGGGGCAAGCCACGTTGTGTTCCCAACAACCCCTACCATATACCAAGGATTGGGGGGGCATGTAGGCAGAGACTCAGGCACTCAGACAGACTGatccacacatacaaacaggACAGACGGGGACATGCCCATTCAGGGACATGGCCTGGGTAG